In a single window of the Nocardioides sp. L-11A genome:
- a CDS encoding LysR family transcriptional regulator codes for MTPNFSLRQLEFFVEAATLGSFSAAARKCHTSQTAVSLAVTDLERHLKVQLLTRRKAKGVVLTDAGARLVAQARELLEAAEHLQESALADRTQVNGRVTFGCLPTVSPYVVPHLIDTTRAEYPNLELTLLEAPTDGLIAALTDGTCDVAMFYSTPDINGLELTSLGAFKPYVLLAADHRLARRPDIRLAELADEELITPMNSTQFYDSEDVVRAAGVEVRIGVRSGNLDIVRALVARNLGFAILVQPWKARESHEGRPLVALPISDDIPTARLVLATLSGIRPTLRTEVVKATCARLYDDGEPGGDTPRG; via the coding sequence ATGACTCCGAACTTCTCGCTGCGCCAGCTTGAGTTCTTTGTCGAGGCGGCGACGTTGGGCAGCTTCAGCGCTGCGGCGCGCAAGTGCCACACATCGCAGACCGCGGTGTCGCTCGCCGTGACCGACCTCGAGCGTCACCTCAAGGTCCAGCTGCTCACGCGGCGCAAGGCCAAGGGCGTCGTCCTCACCGATGCGGGCGCACGTCTGGTCGCCCAGGCACGGGAGCTGCTCGAGGCCGCCGAGCACCTGCAGGAGAGTGCCCTGGCCGATCGGACCCAGGTGAACGGTCGGGTGACCTTCGGATGTCTGCCGACCGTGTCGCCCTATGTGGTGCCACATCTCATCGACACGACGAGGGCCGAGTATCCGAATCTCGAGCTGACTCTGCTCGAAGCACCGACCGACGGGCTCATCGCCGCGCTCACCGACGGAACCTGCGACGTCGCGATGTTCTACTCGACCCCGGACATCAACGGCCTGGAGCTGACCAGTCTCGGCGCCTTCAAGCCCTACGTCCTGCTCGCGGCCGACCACCGGCTTGCGCGGCGCCCCGACATCCGACTGGCCGAGCTGGCCGATGAGGAGCTCATCACGCCGATGAACTCGACGCAGTTCTACGACAGCGAGGACGTCGTGCGAGCAGCGGGCGTCGAGGTGAGGATCGGGGTCCGCAGCGGCAACCTCGACATCGTCCGGGCGCTGGTCGCCCGCAACCTCGGATTCGCGATCCTGGTCCAGCCCTGGAAGGCCCGGGAGAGCCATGAGGGCCGCCCGCTCGTCGCGCTCCCCATCTCCGACGACATCCCCACCGCCCGGCTCGTGCTCGCCACTCTCTCCGGCATCCGTCCCACCCTCCGGACCGAGGTGGTCAAGGCGACCTGCGCACGGCTCTATGACGACGGCGAGCCGGGCGGTGACACGCCCCGAGGATGA